A region of the Harpia harpyja isolate bHarHar1 chromosome 14, bHarHar1 primary haplotype, whole genome shotgun sequence genome:
TGCTCAGGGATGCCGCGTGAGCCCTTAGTCCCCAGCCATGCTCACCCCTGCCCTTGGCATCACCACCCAGCCCGGTGCTGCCCAcatccctgcctgtccctggcaGATATCCCAGGTCACGGTGACCGTGGTGCCCTCCCTGCTACCAGGGATAATGTCACAGCCCCATCACTGCACCCACACCAATCCCGTGCCATCCGGCACAGCCGCGAGGCCCTGAGCAATCCAGACCTGGCACGTACCCCACCGGGGCTGacagcccccccagctcccggTCCTTGGGGAGGGATCCAGGGGGCTGCTCCCGGCACAGAGTGGCCCACGTCTGGCCGTGAGGCCAGCACGGTGGCTTCACCTGCACGGGACAAAGGCAGTGCTGTTCGGCGGCCCCCGTGCCGCGGTGCCTGCACAAAGCGCTGCCTGTTGGAGCGGGGCCGGCCCCAGCTCTGTGGCCGACGCTGACGGCAGCCGGTGGGATCCCGGGCTTccggaggggctggggccggACATGGGTAGCGGAGGCACCGGCAGCTCTGGTGTCCTCTGCCAGAGCAGAATGGGGACAGAGTCTTTGCTCCTCATTTTTCAGGTGACTCTGCTGTCCCCGGGGCTGTCACCTCCTTCCTTGCACCCTGGGAATGCCGGGCTCTGCCGCACCGTGGCTGGGGACGCTGCCCACACCAGCCTGGCTCAGGGCTGGGCTTGCAGGCGCTGTACCTTTGTTGGGGGGCACACGCTGGGGTCCCGCTGTGCCATGCGGTGCCAGCAGCCGGGAGGAGGGAGCATTGCGGTGGCGGCAGCCTCGGGGACGTCGAGTGCCTGGTGCTGCTTGGAGATCTCCCTGCTGCCGGCTAGTGCCAGGTAAACATGGGTGACGCAGCACAGCCCCAGAGGGGGGGGGCACGGCCAGATCCTGCTGCAAACAGCCAGTTCCCGCACCCGTCCCCGGccttcagggctgtgcctgcccTGCCGTGTCCCCGCAGCCAGGAGCGTGGGCACGTGCCGGCTGGCGAGGGCACGGCCGCGACGTCGCACGTGCCAAACTCTTGCTCGTGCATCCCTCGTGCGGGCGCCGTGGCTGTGCACGGCGCTCGTGCTTGCAGCCACGGGCAACCCCACCGCCGCCAGCCCGGCTCCGGCTCAAGGAGACCGGGTCAGCCGCCTGCCCCCACGGAGCCATTTCAGCCCCTGAATAATTCATGGCATTGCTGGCCACGGCCGCAGGCTTCCTGCCCGGTAGGAGAAATCGCTGCGGAGGGGAAAGGCAATCCGAGCAGGAGAAACCACCCCCGACCTTGGCATGTCCTCCGTGCCGTGCCGCTTCCCGCCAGGCAGCCCATCTGCCCGTGGGCTGCCGGTCCCGTGTCGCCTGCCCCGCCGAGGCTGCCGGCTCCCGGCCCAGCGGCCCCATCTGTGTGCCTGGCCCCGGCACACGCTGCCGTGGGGGGGACATGGAACAGGGGCTGCGGGATGCTGAGGGCCCTGCTCTGAGCCCCCCTCTTGCTCCGTGTCACCCCCCCAGGAGGGGGATGTGGGGCTGAGCCCACCGGCACCGTGGCGGAAGCCCTTGGCTGCGGTGAGGTCAGGGATGCGGGAGCAGCCGGCGGTGCGGCTGGGTACCCCCTCCCCATCGTGGGCCGCCTGCTACAGCACCGCGTAGGAAAAAACATCTTTATTGGGGCTGAcctgaaaaaaaagggggaagaggaagaacaacagagaaagcCACGAGGAGGGCGAGGggcccagctccctccctgctccccggGAGGGTTCCCCGAGCCCCGAGGGGGGAAGGCACCGAAAAGGCGGCCAGAGCTGCGGGGGGCCGggttccccagccccagcaaggcACTGATCCCCCAGACCCCgagcagcgcccccccccccttccccagcaatggggaaactgaggcacagcggGAGCCAGAGCTGGGGACAGCTTTGTGTCACCTTGTGCCCTGCAGCGGGATGGTGCCCACTCGGCTCAGGGCCTGCGACGTCCCCGGGGCTGGCGAGGATCAGCATGGAACTGGGGGCTCAGCGctggggggcagccccgggcaggagTCCCACCGGCTCCCCGGCAGCAGATGGTCCCTGGCCCAGGGGGGACAGGGTGTCCGTGCTTCACGAAGGCAGCGAGGGGACGACTCGGGGTGACCCCGCGGGAGCCGGTCCTTGCGGCAGGGACAGCGGCAGGGATGCGGGGGTccgggcagagctggcagcttgCGGGTGCTGCGGCCAGGCGGGACGGGCAGGCAGGAGCGTGGCTCCAGGACCGTGTCCGGGCGTCCCCCACGCAGGAACCGGCTCCGGCCGCTGGACGGGGTGGGATGTacgcggcggggcgggaggaggctTGGCGAGACCTCAGGAGCGGGACAGCGGGGCCGCGGCTGTGCCGGCGCTGCAGGACCCGTGCCACGGGGGCTTCACCACCGGTTCCTGCCGTACGGGGACTGCACCTGCGGGCAGAGCGGGATGGCACTGGGGTGGCATGGTGGTGGCAGCAGGATTGCGGCACGGGCCGGCAGACCCGGCTCTGGCACCGgtggggagctgcagcctgaCTCACCCCGGGGCTCTGGCGTGCCGGGCAGAGccttccctgcccctgccctcccacgGGAGACGCTGCAGCGGGGACGGACTTTGCCCCCAACCATAGGCTGGACCTCGGTGCCCGCTCTCCCGCCCGCCGTGTTGCACATTAACCCACCTGGCAGCTCCTGCCGTCCCACTGGGCGCCGGCGTGCCGGGCCTGCGCCGCGAAGGCGTCCTCGGCTCGCAGCGTGGAGCTGGCGCTGCCGGCCGCCGGGCTGGCGGTGGAGGCGCGGGGCAGGATCACGTCATAGGGACCTTCGGTCTGAGGGGCAGACACGGGGGGCTGTAGCGGCACCgggagcacccccagccctgcaggctcgcaggggaggaaggtgaggggtaaaccccccccagcaccctgttACAGCGGTCCTTGGGacacgggggtgaggggaggcacccccagagcccccccccaccctggcccctGTCCCAGCCGCTCCGGTTGAAAGCTCGTCCCTCAGGCAGGATGCGGCCGCCCCCAGAAAGCCCGGCTGGCCGGCGGTGCCGCGCGGCATCGCACTTACCGGACCCTTGTGCATCAGAGCCATCTCGGTGGGCTGGTAGACGCTGGTCAGCAGCTGGCCATTGTAGCCACTGTACGGGGACACCGGCTTCTTGGCTGCAAAGAGATGGGAATGgtgaagggcgggggggggggtatcaCAGAGCCACCCCAACCAGGGAGCTGCTCCTCATTAGCAGGTTTAATGAGCTGACTCGGCAGCTGGCTGCTCTGCGCCTTTCCCGGGGAACAGGAGGGATGTCCCCAGGGTTTGCATCACCGCGCTCCCGGCACAGCCCCTGCCCGGCCGGgatttgttattgtagggtctctCGGGAGGCAGGGTGGTGTGGGTGCCGCTCGGGAGCGCCCCACCCTGCCCCGTGGGCTGCAGACACctttgctggggcagggctggtgccCGCCCGCCGGTCCCCGTTGGGGCAGCTGACACCACCCCGTGTTATTGTAGGGTCTTGCCGGTGCCGCCGCGATGGCAACGCTTCCCCTATTAGGAAGAAACGTGGCGGAGTGGCTGCCCGGGGCGGAGGGCCAGGAGCCGCGGGCACCCCATGCCGGGGAGGAAGCACCCCTGCCACTGCTGAGCTCAGCCCAAACTGGTAGACCCTGCCCAGCGAGTTTTTGGGAGCCACAACAACGGGCAGGCGTCAATCCCGGGCGGGTCACGGCCAGACGTCTCGCCGCCCGCCCATCGCTGCCAGCCCGGGTGCCGGTGCCCTCCGCCAGCCCCGCCGTGGGGCAAGAGGGTCCCCGGTGAGGCTCGGTGCCTACCGAAGGAGGGCTCGTCCATGGAGAAGGCTTTGTTCTCCACAAACATGCTCTGCGACTTCTGCTCCTTGAGGATGGTCTCGTAGCCCACCCCACGCGTGGGGTAGACGTCATCCTCGAAGGCTTGCTCGGGTCCCCGCCGCGTCACGTGCGTCACCTCGGGGATGAcgtagaggaggaggaaggcgcaGGCGTTGGAGACCAGCGCGATGGCCAGCGTGGGGTCATCCCAGCCGGGCTTCTCGCCCACTTGCTGGTTCCCATAGAGGTACATCGCCGTCCACGCCACCCAAATGGCCACGGAGAGGCCGGTGGTGGCCAGGATGAAGGCGCCGTGCTTGCGCCAGCGGCCGTAGCGGCCGCAGAGGGCTGGCCAGGCGGTGCCGAAGGCGGCCACCAGCAGGAACATGACGTAGATGAGCGCCATGACGAAGTCAGCGTCCTCCAGCCGGCAAGGGTCCGGGGAGCCACCCTCCTGCCGCGCCACCGTGATGATGAGCCACTCGGCGTTGATGATGACCTCCACCAAGGCGAGGAGCAGGGCCACCGCCAGCGTCACCCAGCCCCGCGGGCCCCGGTTCCTCCGCACCAAGAAGTTGAGG
Encoded here:
- the GPRC5C gene encoding G-protein coupled receptor family C group 5 member C, translating into MGAVAVPPAAACILLALLPVAGGQTTPPSGCSKDLSSLYYNLCDLSAAWGIVVEAVASLGVVTSFVLTIVLVASLPFVQDPQKKSLVATQVFFLLGTFGLFCLTFDFIVGPDFSTCTSRRFLFGVLFGICFSCLLAHAVALNFLVRRNRGPRGWVTLAVALLLALVEVIINAEWLIITVARQEGGSPDPCRLEDADFVMALIYVMFLLVAAFGTAWPALCGRYGRWRKHGAFILATTGLSVAIWVAWTAMYLYGNQQVGEKPGWDDPTLAIALVSNACAFLLLYVIPEVTHVTRRGPEQAFEDDVYPTRGVGYETILKEQKSQSMFVENKAFSMDEPSFAKKPVSPYSGYNGQLLTSVYQPTEMALMHKGPTEGPYDVILPRASTASPAAGSASSTLRAEDAFAAQARHAGAQWDGRSCQVQSPYGRNRW